A window from Chelmon rostratus isolate fCheRos1 chromosome 13, fCheRos1.pri, whole genome shotgun sequence encodes these proteins:
- the spegb gene encoding striated muscle preferentially expressed protein kinase has protein sequence MRKAEVQMTLKKGADEAMAPPSPIIPPKRSKASQDQVVPEPRGPSHPTPTPPVFVRKMRNAAVGTGCDIRLKVTVAGDPQPSLYWYHNDDLINMENQEYGGLWIRDCKPSDAGLYTCIANNHLGEARSSAVLAVLDLGEDSETTEDEGEDQFETKEDGGDVEDQAVHTGAVMDKCAEDDSRTRGHEDHSNTTRNQSENYSRESPPQVLPPPSPRLIKRPSTSPMPSRSGSTTPLSLRKKIVVPTEYQDTVPGEFEEKVKQPKSVSQSNTQESRPQTPLSEYSRKEFTLRPSPKLTRASSKVFEKVRGLEERRRSLDIPEGSISGRSWAGFNLAGSVDSDDGGSRLGISRESSREDLREALKEDAAERRSMFRQRAASLEEKPRYSQKVQDIENKFTEELQRIKKLVGKPHLKKSFSTEQLTLKSKQRQPLRKIEPIPPQVLQKLQERERAQWAKEQREKELSQQPMQQQQQLPQDQHKPQPQKTASTGSTTVTVSRFGEVAGTPESMQLSDLPGQRSVRELSRVSPVTEIIHRSSSPALYYQQREESPSRNVAEMTLRKVERRPPSPLVQRVSRMQESQHIQESVQTSQRDETSGRKTPIELVLRKIENRPESPLVQKRAVIVQDLPPQPPPKASRMSPVTPTEEKMEVELSKPALKIRIPAIIVEDEKMEEDVPVKTNEAQHIGTGAKEGQQQKTKGKKRRSRPMSPELDSSDDSYVSAGEDPMEAPVFEFPLQDTVASAGADVLLKCIIAGTPIPEVTWTKDNTEIIGIANYAVKVEGERHSLLIKSARISDGGKYCVTAVNQEGTASSSATLIVKADFAQEPRGNLGLPMDISSPITSDEEYLSPLEEGMDFGGPEPRQSIDTRFRKPPAFLVTMSDQAVIEGQEVTMSVRISGQPKPMLYWLRDRVTVKTGPRHIVRETEDCTFEMTIKSAVRADSGIYTCKIINEYGTKQCEGKLEVQAPPVEPGLAVIRPVRDITAKAGETVLFECHVIGPKDTDVDWLADGKLIQPALLNCKMHFDGRKCRLLLNSVHEDDSGTYMCKLSTAKEEVTSCGKLKVIPSIDPLFTRKLDVLEVIEGRNARFDCKVSGTPSPKVVWSHFDHALTESEDIRIVQEAGRHSLIISHVTSEDEGFYTVTARNCHGEAESSAELYIQEPRPAISSQMAKLEKMPSIPEEPEVPENEVERFTMPDFIKPLYDLDVIEGKEAVLKCKVAGLPYPTIVWFHNGKRIESTEDRKMTQFRDVHSLVIRSVCHAHGGVYKSVISNKVGKATCYAHLYVTDILPDPPDGTPVIESITGKTITLSWKKPRRLDPSIDPSSLMYAIQQQALGSIQWTIIASGLKETTYTITTLSKSVRYAFRVLTITSKAFSKPSPATDPVQLLDRGSYLQEAPVVIDKPDIVYVMENQAVTITVTLNHVNAAVIWKRRGVVLSSKPGLYEMTMPDDDQHTLKLLKVKSADIGEMEFMASNKYGSDSCTFTVEMAAPPTFETIMEDLDVCAGETPRFAVVVEGKPIPDILWFKNDILLSESSHYTFVYDDNECSLVVLNARPEDSGVYTCTARNLAGSVSCKAELTIHEAKSKEDPMDDEETILRKMRRLTDHYDIHKEIGRGAFSYVKRVTQKVGKMEYAAKFISTRAKKKASALREMNLLSKLDHERVLYFHDAFEKKNAVIIITEKCHEELLDRFTKKSTVMESDVRSCMRQLLEGLDYLHHLNIIHLDIKPDNILMADPHGDQIRICDFGNALAITPDEAQYCKYGTPEFVAPEIVNQTPVSKASDIWSVGVIAYLCLTGVSPFAGENDRSSVLNIRNYNVAFEESMFAELCREAKGFIIKLLVADRLRPDTQECLRHPWFKTLSKGKAISTDALRKFVSRRKWQRSLISYKSKMVMRSIPELLNDSSSHISIAVPRHLKEGSPLPSSSSDSDEDIDELPFIPMPLNMEFSGSRMSLTDIHTNEQEPGKQDGTSKWSGSPVQAHEAMECGPKQMDKEGVESTGKSRLRKRSSQDNGGGSSDEESPAELPQKSELPRKPLRRGSSMESDKPEGGRRRGELRRGGSADSALLLRITPEEGTGEGNQEDGRRVLKKAVSMELPRRSTSPGTAKMSQEDYALKLELMRQRLLRGGSVDNKMSGLRGPLLETLGMGDEKRVISSDRYSRTARLGPPPLTRAASSDSARDDVPKPKVLRKTASFSQGDSEPIALHRRSGAPLEIPLAQVEERRLKEAISMSALTEQIKLDSRPVTPREPSPKPPTPESVVQESPTKTESEESFMEREIKPDESMNEKMDGLTTDSNFDERSSTSGFSEKDMSISEEPMIESEYTGQRIPTPPLVVQSSKLEEKMEEEEEGEIREEEIMKEEEERIVSVAEENENEKVSEEKVEEEVNMPAKSDMIITTSSVMVRPAQEYSHPPTNVVSTYEPSLPARVVLPDGSMSAYASIMQTIMVPSLQPANEQPLGPSTPVVFPATSSSSVSSETFLPTSSPAGMPTALPGPAKPAIISTTEHPAVYSRVASPEMITKEPSPTKTTTHSSSQQELSAGAGFEDISSEEVFEARFKKRESSLSRSLKFLSRSKNEDKPQAISSDSTESGEEIYRPGPIGAPLELAQRRLEEKSKSVQDLREAQKDQGFMRRLSMRLKRTPSTERKDEMTKEEDSVASRRRLSWTLGRRGSQDKKEVEMMRMDGGGDAAVEQDEKDLKKPNESPVLAMRRKIESTVAGISTRIRSYSEERKASEDKETKRTPILSMLRRSTSESRATKVPSVPQNQLASQATNGASSESLDSMSSLKSETAKAAEGERRSRWDRWGLTRGRRDKTVSQPDIPTAISRDNSSLRSRQYSKLASDFPPVFHIKLRDHVLLEGDPVTLSCLPAGSPHPHITWMKDKKPLEIDARMNMIACPDGRQLLMIMQTTKKDAGVYECVATNPLASVSSSCTISLARLPNRPGTPEIPQKYNNTALVLWRPSDTMAPCTYSLERRTEGETNWLIVATGVADCYYNVVDLPAGGSFRFRVACVNKAGQGPYSNLSEVVNLDVSEPAKSSAPVVVKTVPATTPPPPVVMMSSMKVPPIKPAPSKSTPVTPAPPSTSAPAPSVAKSVSPATIKPTVQVDASRPAVTPPVTTAPSEQAPAPTTTAFQATPAKAKTTLSISMSKPQTKLAPPPVVPPKPQSPINVVPSITNKPPSPVPPPAPVIGKPISSVPMYKPAVTTRVTPPSQPSSTPTTSTPSVTPVTLSPPVVVVQSLTPVLQGGDSWGTPSGRVTPSGRVTPSGRVTPSGRRTPLGKPGEGSLRQGVPQKPYTFMDEKARGRFGVIRECRENATGNLFMAKIVPYEADSKQEVLQEYDILKSLHHDRIMALHEAYVTPRYLVLISEYCSGKELLFSLIDRFRYSEDDVVTYIVQILQGLDYLHTRRILHLDIKPENVIVTYMNVIKIIDFGSAQNYNPLFLKQFSPPIGTLEYMSPEMLKGDVVGPPADIWSIGVLTFIMLSGKSPFIETDPQETEARIQAAKFDLSKLYQNVSQSASLFLKKILCSYPWARPSIKDCFNNSWLQDAYLMRLRRQTLTFTTTRLKEFLADQQCRREQVATKHKVLLRSYQSSPQTPTSPTTPNVPTSPTTPVTQ, from the exons attccGAAACAACAGAGGATGAAGGTGAAGACCAATTTGAGACCAAAGAAGATGGCGGGGATGTCGAGGACCAGGCTGTGCATACAG GTGCAGTGATGGACAAATGTGCAGAAGATGACAGTAGAACACGCGGACATGAGGATCACTCTAACACAACCAG GAACCAGTCAGAGAATTATTCAAGAGAATCTCCTCCACAAGTCCTCCCACCCCCATCCCCAAGACTCATCAAAcgtccctccacctctccaaTGCCAAGCCGCTCTGGTTCAACTACACCTCTCAGCTTGCGGAAGAAAATAGTCGTGCCAACTGAATACCAAGATACAGTTCCTGGGGAGTTTGAAGAAAAGGTTAAGCAGCCAAAATCTGTGTCCCAAAGTAACACACAGGAATCCCGACCACAGACTCCACTGAGCGAGTACTCCCGCAAAGAATTCACTCTCAGACCTTCCCCAAAGCTTACCAGGGCAAGCTCAAAGGTTTTTGAGAAGGTCCGTGGCTtagaagagaggagacgaagCCTCGATATTCCAGAAGGTTCCATCTCGGGAAGATCCTGGGCAGGGTTCAACCTTGCTGGGTCTGTAGATTCAGATGACGGAGGAAGCCGGTTGGGCATCTCTAGAGAAAGTTCAAGGGAAGATCTAAGGGAGGCTTTGAAAGAGGATGCTGCCGAACGGAGATCTATGTTTAGACAAAGAGCTGCTTCGCTGGAGGAGAAACCTCGCTACTCCCAAAAAGTTCAGGACATTGAGAACAAGTTCACTGAGGAGCTACAGCGCATTAAGAAACTTGTCGGTAAGCCTCATCTGAAGAAGTCATTTTCAACTGAGCAGCTAACTCTGAAGAGCAAGCAGCGCCAGCCTCTCAGGAAAATTGAGCCGATTCCTCCGCAAGTCCTTCAAAAGCTCCAAGAAAGGGAACGTGCCCAGTGGGCaaaggaacagagagaaaaggaactAAGTCAGCAACCaatgcagcaacagcagcaactaCCACAAGACCAGCACAAACCCCAGCCCCAGAAAACAGCAAGCACTGGATCAACAACTGTAACAGTCAGTAGATTTGGAGAGGTTGCAGGCACCCCAGAGTCCATGCAGTTATCTGACTTACCAGGACAACGATCGGTGAGAGAATTAAGCAGAGTCAGTCCAGTTACAGAAATAATCCACAGATCATCGTCACCAGCGTTATATTACCAACAACGGGAAGAGTCGCCAAGCAGAAATGTTGCTGAGATGACATTACGCAAGGTTGAGCGAAGGCCACCGAGTCCGCTTGTACAAAGGGTATCTCGAATGCAAGAATCCCAGCATATCCAAGAGTCTGTGCAAACATCACAAAGGGACGAGACTTCGGGGAGAAAGACCCCAATAGAACTAGTGTTAAGAAAAATTGAAAACAGACCTGAAAGTCCACTGGTACAAAAAAGGGCTGTCATTGTGCAAGATCTTCCTCCTCAACCTCCTCCAAAAGCCTCAAGGATGTCACCGGTCACTCCGACGGAAGAGAAAATGGAAGTGGAGCTATCAAAACCGGCCTTAAAGATAAGAATCCCCGCAATTATTGTTGAAGATGAAAAAATGGAAGAGGATGTTCCAGTGAAAACGAATGAGGCTCAGCACATTGGTACTGGTGCCAAAGAGggacagcagcagaagaccaaaGGAAAGAAACGGCGGTCTCGACCCATGTCTCCGGAGTTAG ATTCTTCAGATGATTCTTATGTGTCTGCTGGCGAAGACCCAATGGAGGCCCCTGTGTTTGAGTTTCCCCTCCAGGACACTGTAGCATCTGCTGGTGCAGATGTGCTCCTGAAATGTATCATTGCTGGCACTCCCATTCCTGAAG TTACATGGACAAAAGACAACACTGAAATCATCGGCATTGCAAATTATGCAGTCAAAGTGGAGGGCGAACGACATAGTCTGCTCATCAAATCAGCCAGAATAAGTGACGGGGGAAAATACTGTGTAACTGCTGTTAATCAGGAGGGCACAGCGTCCAGCAGTGCCACCCTTATAGTTAAAGCAG ATTTTGCACAGGAGCCAAGGGGAAACCTGGGCTTGCCTATGGATATCAGCAGCCCAATTACATCTGATGAGGAGTATCTCAGTCCCCTGGAGGAAGGCATGGATTTTGGAGGGCCAGAGCCAAGGCAAAGTATTGACACACGGTTCAGGAAACCCCCTGCATTCCTG GTAACAATGAGTGATCAAGCTGTCATTGAAGGACAGGAAGTCACCATGTCTGTCCGAATAAGTGGACAGCCCAAACCCATGCTCTATTG GCTGAGGGACAGAGTTACGGTGAAAACAGGCCCACGTCACATCGTGCGTGAGACAGAAGATTGCACTTTTGAAATGACCATCAAGTCAGCAGTGAGAGCAGACTCTGGGATTTACACCTGTAAGATCATTAATGAGTATGGGACAAAGCAGTGTGAAGGCAAGCTGGAGGTACAAG CACCACCAGTTGAGCCTGGCTTGGCTGTCATCCGCCCGGTCAGGGACATCACAGCCAAGGCCGGAGAGACGGTTTTGTTTGAGTGTCATGTCATCGGACCGAAGGACACCGATGTGGACTGGCTTGCAGATGGGAAATTGATCCAGCCGGCATTGCTCAACTGCAAGATGCACTTCGATGGGAGGAAGTGCCGGCTGCTGCTCAACTCGGTGCACGAGGACGACAGCGGGACGTACATGTGCAAGCTTAGCACAGCTAAAG AGGAAGTGACCTCATGTGGCAAACTCAAAGTCATCCCCTCCATTGATCCTCTCTTCACTCGCAAGCTGGACGTTCTAGAAGTGATCGAAGGGCGTAACGCTCGATTTGACTGCAAAGTCAGCGGGACGCCATCTCCGAAGGTCGTCTGGAGTCACTTCG accATGCGCTCACAGAAAGTGAGGACATTCGTATTGTTCAGGAGGCCGGCCGCCACTCTCTTATCATTTCTCACGTGACCAGTGAGGATGAGGGTTTTTACACGGTCACGGCCCGCAACTGTCACGGCGAGGCGGAGAGCTCTGCCGAACTTTACATACAAGAACCACGGCCAGCCATCTCCTCACAGAT GGCTAAACTGGAGAAGATGCCATCGATCCCGGAGGAGCCGGAGGTCCCAGAGAATGAGGTGGAGCGTTTCACTATGCCTGACTTCATCAAACCCCTTTATGACCTGGATGTGATCGAGGGAAAGGAGGCTGTGCTCAAGTGTAAAGTGGCTGGTTTGCCTTACCCCACCATCGTCTGGTTCCACAACGGCAAAAGGATCGAGAGCACCGAGGACAGGAAGATGACACAGT TCCGTGACGTCCACAGTCTGGTCATCCGCTCTGTGTGCCATGCACACGGTGGCGTCTACAAGAGTGTCATCTCTAACAAAGTTGGCAAGGCCACCTGCTACGCTCACCTCTATGTCACAG ATATCCTCCCCGACCCTCCTGATGGGACTCCAGTGATTGAATCTATCACTGGTAAAACCATCACCTTAAGCTGGAAGAAACCAAGGAGGCTGGACCCTTCCATTG ATCCCAGCTCCCTGATGTATGCCatccaacaacaagccctgggCTCCATCCAGTGGACCATCATAGCTTCTGGCCTGAAGGAGACCACCTACACCATCACCACCCTCTCCAAAAGTGTGCGCTATGCTTTCAGGGTCCTGACCATCACCTCCAAAGCCTTCAGCAAACCCTCACCTGCCACTGACCCAGTGCAGCTCCTGGACCGAG GTTCCTATCTCCAGGAGGCTCCAGTGGTTATTGATAAGCCAGACATTGTATATGTGATGGAAAACCAGGCAGTCACCATCACTGTCACCCTTAATCATGTCAACGCTGCAGTCATCTGGAAGAG GAGGGGAGTGGTCCTGTCCAGCAAACCGGGCCTGTACGAGATGACGATGCCAGATGACGACCAGCACACGCTGAAGCTGCTCAAAGTGAAGAGTGCTGACATCGGAGAGATGGAGTTTATGGCCTCCAACAAGTACGGCAGCGACAGCTGCACCTTCACCGTGGAGATGGCAG CTCCGCCGACATTTGAAACTATCATGGAGGACCTGGACGTTTGTGCTGGGGAGACCCCTCGCTTCGCTGTGGTTGTGGAGGGCAAACCCATCCCTGACATCCTCTGGTTCAAG AATGACATCCTGCTGTCGGAGAGCAGTCATTACACATTTGTGTACGATGATAATGAATGTTCCCTGGTGGTCCTAAACGCTCGTCCAGAAGACTCCGGGGTTTACACCTGCACTGCTAGGAACTTGGCAGGATCTGTATCCTGTAAAGCTGAACTCACCATCCATGAAG CTAAAAGTAAAGAGGATCCAATGGACGATGAGGAGACTATTCTTAGGAAAATGCGCAGACTGACCGACCACTATGACATCCACAAGGAAATTGGAAG agGTGCATTTTCCTACGTGAAACGTGTGACCCAGAAGGTGGGCAAAATGGAGTATGCCGCAAAGTTTATCTCCACACGGGCCAAGAAGAAGGCGTCTGCTCTGAGAGAGATGAACCTCCTGTCCAAGCTGGACCACGAGAGAGTCCTTTACTTTCATGACGCCTTTGAGAAAAAGAAtgcagtcatcatcatcactgaaaa ATGTCACGAGGAGCTGCTTGACAGATTTACAAAGAAATCTACAGTAATGGAGTCTGAT GTACGTTCATGTATGAGACAGCTGCTTGAGGGATTGGACTACCTTCATCATCTGAACATCATACACCTGGACATTAAG CCTGATAACATCCTCATGGCAGACCCCCATGGTGATCAGATCCGGATCTGTGACTTCGGGAACGCGCTGGCAATCACACCTGATGAGGCTCAGTACTGCAAATATGGCACTCCAGAGTTTGTTGCACCAGAAATTGTCAATCAGACCCCCGTGTCGAAAGCATCGGACATTTG GTCAGTTGGAGTTATTGCATATCTCTG TCTGACAGGAGTTTCTCCATTTGCTGGAGAGAATGACCGCAGCTCCGTACTGAACATCAGGAACTACAATGTGGCCTTCGAGGAGAGCATGTTTGCTGAGCTTTGCCGAGAGGCTAAAGGGTTCATCATAAAGCTGCTGGTAGCAGACAGGCT GAGACCTGATACTCAGGAATGTCTCCGACACCCCTGGTTCAAG aCACTTAGCAAGGGGAAGGCCATCAGTACAGACGCCCTGAGAAAGTTTGTATCTCGCAGAAAATGGCAG CGGTCACTAATCAGCTATAAATCAAAAATGGTCATGAGGTCCATACCCGAGTTGCTGAACGATTCCTCCAGCCATATCTCCATCGCAGTTCCCAGACACCTTAAAGAAGGTTCACCTTTgccatcatcatcctcagatTCAGATGAAGACATTGATGAACTGCCATTTATTCCAATGCCACTTAACATGGAATTCTCTGGATCAAGGATGTCACTGACTGACATCCATACCAATGAGCAGGAACCAGGAAAGCAAGATGGTACAAGTAAATGGTCTGGGTCTCCTGTTCAAGCCCACGAGGCAATGGAGTGTGGTCCTAAACAAATGGATAAAGAAGGAGTCGAATCAACAGGTAAAAGCCGCCTGCGGAAAAGGTCATCACAAGACAATGGCGGGGGTTCCTCAGATGAAGAATCACCTGCCGAATTACCGCAAAAGTCAGAGCTGCCTAGAAAACCCTTGCGAAGGGGTTCAAGCATGGAGTCAGACAAACCAGAGGGTGGACGACGAAGAGGAGAGCTAAGACGTGGAGGCTCAGCCGACAGCGCATTGCTGCTCCGGATTACACCTGAGGAAGGAACTGGAGAAGGAAACCAAGAGGATGGCAGGAGAGTTCTCAAGAAAGCTGTTTCTATGGAACTACCGAGGAGGAGCACCAGCCCAGGAACTGCCAAGATGAGTCAAGAAGACTATGCTCTGAAACTGGAGCTGATGAGGCAGAGACTGCTTCGTGGTGGCTCTGTGGACAACAAGATGAGTGGGCTAAGAGGACCTCTGTTGGAAACATTAGGAATGGGAGATGAAAAACGTGTAATATCTTCAGATCGCTACTCCCGTACTGCTCGTTTGGGCCCACCTCCACTAACTAGAGCTGCATCCAGTGATTCAGCAAGGGACGATGTTCCCAAACCCAAAGTTTTGCGCAAAACTGCCTCTTTCAGTCAAGGTGATTCAGAACCGATAGCTTTACACCGCCGGTCAGGAGCTCCCTTAGAGATTCCTTTGGCACAGGTAGAAGAGAGGAGGCTGAAGGAGGCCATATCTATGTCAGCTCTAACGGAGCAGATCAAGCTAGACTCCCGTCCAGTAACGCCCAGAGAACCTTCACCAAAACCACCAACACCAGAGTCTGTTGTGCAGGAAAGTCCAACCAAAACAGAAAGCGAGGAATCATtcatggagagagagataaagccTGATGAGTCTATGAACGAAAAGATGGATGGGCTGACTACAGATAGTAATTTTGATGAGAGATCGAGCACAAGTGGTTTCTCAGAGAAGGATATGAGCATATCAGAAGAACCAATGATTGAATCAGAGTATACAGGACAGAGAATCCCTACACCCCCTCTTGTGGTCCAAAGCTCTAAACTAgaagaaaaaatggaagaagaagaagaaggagaaataagagaggaagagattatgaaagaagaagaggaaagaattGTCAGCGTtgctgaagaaaatgaaaatgaaaaggtttcTGAGGAAAAGGTAGAAGAAGAAGTAAATATGCCTGCTAAATCTGACATGATCATAACCACAAGCTCAGTTATGGTGAGGCCAGCACAAGAGTATTCGCATCCCCCAACAAATGTTGTGTCAACATATGAACCCTCGCTTCCGGCTCGAGTTGTTCTTCCAGATGGAAGCATGTCAGCATATGCCAGTATTATGCAGACTATCATGGTCCCTTCACTACAGCCTGCCAATGAACAACCGCTAGGCCCCTCTACACCCGTTGTTTTTCCAGCCACCTCGTCATCCTCAGTGTCAAGTGAAACATTTTTACCCACATCTTCACCTGCCGGCATGCCCACTGCTTTACCTGGTCCAGCAAAGCCAGCCATCATATCAACCACTGAGCACCCTGCTGTATACTCTAGGGTAGCATCGCCTGAAATGATCACAAAAGAGCCCAGTCCAACAAAGACTACCACGCATTCCTCATCCCAACAAGAGCTCTCAGCAGGAGCTGGCTTTGAGGACATTAGTTCTGAAGAGGTCTTTGAGGCCCGCTTCAAAAAACGTGAGTCTTCCCTCTCAAGAAGTCTAAAATTTCTGTCACGGTCAAAAAATGAGGACAAACCACAAGCAATTTCATCAGACTCTACAGAGTCAGGTGAAGAGATATACAGGCCTGGGCCTATTGGTGCACCATTGGAACTAGCACAAAGGAGACTTGAAGAGAAATCGAAGTCAGTCCAGGACCTCCGTGAAGCTCAAAAGGACCAAGGCTTTATGAGAAGGCTCTCTATGCGTCTAAAGAGAACTCCATCAACTGAACGCAAAGACGAAATGACCAAAGAAGAAGATTCAGTTGCTTCAAGACGTAGGCTTTCGTGGACTCTCGGCCGAAGAGGGTCACAGGATAAGAAGGAAGTAGAGATGATGCGCATGGATGGTGGAGGTGATGCAGCGGTGGAACAAGATGAAAAGGATCTTAAGAAACCTAACGAATCACCGGTCTTGGCAATGCGCAGAAAGATTGAATCAACAGTGGCTGGTATTTCCACAAGAATTCGCAGCTACTCGGAGGAAAGGAAAGCATCAGAGGACAAAGAAACCAAGAGGACACCCATTCTTTCCATGCTTCGTCGCTCAACATCAGAGAGCCGTGCTACAAAGGTTCCCAGTGTTCCTCAGAACCAGCTGGCATCTCAGGCCACTAATGGCGCCTCATCAGAGTCCCTAGACTCCATGTCCAGCCTCAAATCAGAAACAGCAAAGG CTGCAGAGGGTGAGCGCAGATCCCGCTGGGATCGATGGGGCTTGACCAGAGGGAGGCGAGACAAGACAGTATCACAGCCTGACATACCAACAGCAATCTCCAGAGATAATAGTTCCCTACGTTCACGGCAGTACTCCAAACTGGCGTCCG ATTTCCCTCCAGTATTCCACATCAAGCTGAGAGATCATGTCCTGCTGGAGGGGGATCCAGTTACACTCAGTTGTCTGCCAGCAGGCAGCCCCCACCCACACATCACCTGGATGAAAG ATAAGAAGCCCCTGGAGATTGATGCCAGGATGAACATGATCGCCTGCCCAGATGGCCGCCAGCTACTGATGATCATGCAGACCACCAAGAAGGATGCAGGAGTCTATGAATGTGTCGCTACCAACCCTCTGGCCTCCGTGTCCAGCTCTTGCACAATATCTCTTGCTC GTCTGCCCAATCGTCCTGGTACCCCTGAAATACCTCAGAAGTACAACAACACAGCCTTGGTACTGTGGAGGCCCTCAGACACCATGGCCCCATGTACATACTCtctggagaggagaacagagg gtGAGACCAACTGGTTGATCGTGGCTACAGGGGTGGCAGACTGTTACTACAATGTGGTTGACTTGCCAGCAGGGGGCTCCTTCAGGTTTAGAGTTGCCTGTGTCAATAAAGCGGGTCAGGGCCCCTACAGCAACCTTTCAGAGGTCGTAAACCTGGATGTTTCAG AACCAGCTAAATCCAGCGCTCCTGTGGTGGTGAAGACTGTCCCGGCAACTACTCCTCCTCCGCCtgtggtgatgatgtcatccatgAAAGTGCCTCCCATCAAACCAGCTCCGAGTAAATCCACTCCAGTAACGCCCGCCCCTCCCTCAACTTCAGCTCCTGCTCCATCTGTGGCTAAATCTGTTTCTCCTGCAACCATCAAACCCACAGTGCAGGTTGATGCTAGCCGTCCTGCAGTCACTCCACCCGTTACTACAGCCCCGTCCGAACAAGCTCCTGCTCCGACCACCACAGCTTTCCAAGCCACGCCAGCCAAAGCCAAGACCACCCTTAGCATCAGTATGAGCAAACCCCAAACCAAACTGGCACCTCCCCCTGTCGTCCCACCCAAACCTCAGAGTCCTATAAATGTGGTCCCCTCAATAACCAACAAGCCCCCTTCTCCTGTACCACCACCTGCACCTGTCATTGGGAAACCTATTTCCTCTGTTCCGATGTACAAGCCAGCTGTGACCACTCGTGTTACTCCGCCTTCTCAACCTAGTTCCACCCCGACAACCTCCACCCCTTCAGTCACTCCTGTCACCCTCTCACCGcctgtggtggtggtgcagagCTTGACCCCTGTGCTGCAGGGAGGGGACAGCTGGGGTACCCCATCTGGACGGGTCACACCATCCGGACGGGTCACACCTTCGGGACGGGTCACACCTTCAGGACGCAGGACGCCGTTAGGGAAGCCTGGAGAGGGATCTCTGCGACAGGGAGTTCCACAGAAGCCTTACACCTTTATGGATGAGAAAGCAAG gGGTCGGTTTGGTGTGATCCGTGAGTGCCGGGAAAACGCCACGGGCAACCTCTTCATGGCTAAGATTGTTCCGTACGAGGCAGACAGCAAGCAGGAGGTGCTGCAGGAGTATGACATCCTCAAGTCGCTTCATCACGACAGGATCATGGCTCTGCACGAAGCCTACGTCACGCCGCGCTACCTGGTGCTGATCTCCGAGTACTGCAGTGGGAAGGAGCTGCTCTTCAGCCTCATAGACAG GTTCCGTTACTCAGAGGATGACGTGGTGACCTATATTGTTCAGATCCTCCAGGGTCTGGATTACCTCCATACCCGACGCATCCTCCACCTCGACATCAAGCCAGAGAACGTCATCGTCACCTACATGAACGTCATCAAGATCATCGACTTTGGCAGTGCTCAGAATTACAACCCTCTCTTCCTCAAGCAGTTCAGCCCTCCTATTGGAACACTGGAGTACATGT CTCCAGAGATGCTGAAAGGCGATGTTGTGGGCCCTCCAGCTGACATCTGGAGCATTGGTGTACTGACCTTCATCAT GTTGAGCGGCAAGTCGCCGTTCATTGAAACTGATCCTCAGGAGACTGAAGCCAGGATCCAGGCAGCGAAGTTTGACCTCTCTAAACTCTACCAGAATGTGTCCCAAAGTGCCTCTCTGTTTCTTAAAAAGATCCTCTGTAGCTACCCTTG GGCCCGACCCTCCATTAAGGACTGCTTCAATAACTCGTGGCTTCAAGATGCCTACCTGATGCGCCTTCGTAGGCAGACCCTCACCTTTACAACTACCCGTCTCAAGGAATTCTTGGCCGACCAGCAGTGCAGGCGGGAGCAAGTGGCCACCAAGCACAAAGTTCTCCTGCGGTCCTACCAGAGCTCGCCACAAACCCCCACCAGCCCCACCACGCCAAATGTGCCAACATCACCCACCACACCTGTCACCCAATGA